ATTACCTGCCTTcaattattagtatcattattattaccaattattattattcagaagatgaaccctattcatatggaaaaagcacACAAGGTCcacggacttgaaattcaagcttccaaagaatatggtgttcattcgaaagaagtaacagaaggtaatatgaaatacagaaagaagagatcacttattaaaaaataaaaatatactaagaaatcaataaatagatagatagaatgtgAGCACGGTAATTAAAATAGGAGAATTGTTTTTGGGCAGGAAAATGCTGCATCTTTGCCTGCACGACATCCTCAcagagactgttccacagttcgACAGCTAGGCATATTTACTACATACTGATACTGTTGTTCAGCAAATCTAGTTGCTCTCGGCAGGTAACGGGGATCAGGGATTAGTTATGAAAGTGAAAGATCTGTTAAAATACATCTtaagaaaaattgacaaacaagataCAATCTGTCGATGCTCCATGTCATAACGGATAATTTTAGGAAACACAAACCTACCGCCATAGACCACACtaactaaaagagataaatctctggcagaagcacaCATCCACATCAGAGAACAGAACTCTAGTAAAGGAAGgataaatgacctaaaacaggttgcactgattttatcattGTCATTGAGGCCTTACCTACAATACTTGTAAAATGCTGGAAGATATGCCGCCTCAAAAGGTATGACTGCTCAGGATATACGCAGTACAGTAAGTTCctgaagtgaagcgacaaatctcagaattgatcgtacttctttagaaactcgtggggttgccagttagtatatttcaTTCCAActattgtcatcctctttatctgataatacgtatcagtgattaactgtataagcgcagaaagtatttccccagtgtatgatcaatgttagttcaataattgtttattaaaagaaaaaagaaaagaaaaagaatttccccaaagaaacttctgcggctctcaaagtgtgatatAAAGCGTTCACCATAGAATGGCAGCAGGAAcctagtgcataagcattggcctaatatttgtaaattatcttTCTACTTTtgtagcgttatatcgaaagttattatgatttctatatcgaaagttattatgatttcttttgatgaagcacaaagaagtttagcatctgattaaatgaaatataaataagacacaatttggcataaaaaaaaaaaaaaaccaaatccaagttgtatgcgcgtttagcattggttacatggttaggcctatttcaagaatcaaggaaatatattttccagcttgttagttaataatttcatcgaatttctcaactgtgcaaatttttgcatgtggaattgcgttcagggtcgcaccaaacaagtattttcgtaggtttccacctttttttttcagtgcataagtgagactaatGTGCTATAGATGCATAGTTTTGTTGTCACTTAGGCACACCTAGTTACGACAATGTTTCAGACTTCATAATTACCTTTGAAACTAAATGAACTGTTCAACCAACTGTCTTGTATGTGACAAAGTGGCTTTTACCATCTAACTCTCCTTGAACAGCCACTAAGAATTGGTCTGACAATATTTATAGGAAAAGATGAATGCACgttgtgtaaaatatatacgtacgtacatatgtattacGCTAATGGATCACAGTAAACAGAAGAAGAGAATGTTGATGGAGAAGAACTCTCATGAATATCATACACAATTCTATGACTCAGTGATGAGTGGCACATGATTTTCATCAACCcccagcccccccaaaaaaactgaatattgcCTGTACTCACGTCCAAGGAATCGATGCTGTAGAGTTTTGGGTTGCCACTTGTACTATAGGTAGAGTCAAAATTACTGTGCAAGTTAGTTTTTGAATCATCCTCTGTGGAAGGAGCAACGTAATCGTCGTCATCACTCGTGAGTCCAAGCTCGTCGCCGTAGCTCGAGTGGACCCACTGCCAAAGCTCTGTTGCACTCATTTGCTGTAATAGAAGTTTGGGGGCTGAAAAACTTGATAATTATAGTGAACTGCAACTTGTTAAAAATCAAATCACTTCTACTTTTGGATTCAATTGAAGGAGGGCAGGATATCTTGGCTGTTCAAGTTTCTctttgccaaaaaatatttacataagtaTGAAAAAGAAGACATGTTACTTCTTTGATACCTAACTTACCTGATCCATCAGGGCATTTTGCCATATCCTGAACAGCATCAGGTACGTTTTGTCTCGCGACGCGAAGGACGTGAAGAAGTGCTTCTCACCTTCCGTCTTGATCTCAATAGCATTGGGGATGACCAGAGCCGTTTTCTCCTTCGTCATTGCGATGATTTCCTTGCATTTGATGGAAACCTGAAATTATGAATAACATGTGGATTACAGTAGAGTACAACCaagaaaaaatatctgaaatattccTATTCCTATCCTTCAATGAGTTGGCTCTGAATCTGCAGCATGTGAGCTATGTACGCTTCAGGTTTGTGTAACTTATTAATGAATGCTTTCCAATAACTGTACTTCACTAACttgctagtgtttttttttttacacaaaataatGGAGGCTTGTTTAGCAGTGATGATTCCTATgctaatttttattcattaaaataaaaattaaatactcttctttgtttgtttgcagTGCTGGATTTATTTTTGAGCCCTTGAACTGCTTCTGTCCAATCAATTTAACTCCAGCAGGGGGCTGAAGGGAGACTACACAGATCTTTCAGTAACATTTAGTGTGATGATCCCCCCACAAGGCTTAATGGCAAGTCATGCCTTGAATGAATTATCTATAGCCAAGCCATAAGCAAAGAAACCATTAAACCTTATTTGACTTCTATAGTATAACAGACACTGCTGAACTATGGGTTACCATTCAAGACTTTTCTAACAATTcagcaatattttttattgcaggTCTTAGGTGTGCCTGTGCTTCTACAAACAACAGGTGTATATATTAcgaatctttctctttctctctctctctccaaaactgaTGCAAATTAAGATACTTACAAAAGTTTCCCATCCAAATATTttggaataaaaggaaaagtaattaggGGTGACATACAATCGGCCATGTACAAGGATATCTTTCTGCAGGGCACACGAATAATCTGgaaaacacagacacaaacatcTTTTAAAAACCTTGGCTAAAGGAGGTCTTACAAATGTgatgaaattctcaagttttgatattacaaaaagaaaaggctAATTAATATGAAACGTCTATGTACAATAAAGAGCTAACATCAATAAAAGACAAGACAACGTGGGGTAGGTAAGGATTTTCACCATTAATGTATAGTACAATTATAATTCAATGTAATAAATCCATCACTTTTAACTACATACTAGTATTGGGAACTCACTTCAAAATGATCCACAGAAACAAAACTTCAGATGTGTGATCAACAACTCACCAACAATAAGCCTCTCATCAGATGGCAGGTCCTTGAATAATCTTTTGAGGTCTTCAGATCGGCTTTTATAAGTTGGGTTAAGCATTTTGTACCAAGCCTTGTTGCTTTTCTTGTCACTCGATTTAGAATCGCGTGACTCCTTCCTTTCTCGTTCTTTGATGACCACTCCATTAATACTACTGCCGATCTCTGGGGTACGAGGGGCTTCAACTGATCTGCTGGACTCTGATGACCTGCTCACGGAGTCCAACTGCAAGTTTTGTGAACAAGTTTGAAAACTGTATATCAAGTCAAACCTTAAGTGTGCAATGGTTAATTTAGACATTTGCTATTTATGTCGTTCATGAACTTCTGAGCAAGCTTCCACAGAACTGAATACATGTATCTACACACAAACAGATATTTGGAGCAAGGTAAAGCTGAAGAATTTGAAATGCAAAGGACCTTTAGTAGATTCTGCACCGAGCCAATTATCAATTAATACTTTTGGATCCCAGGAAGCTTAACAAAACATGTGTGTCAAAGTATATACTTCTGATTACTTATGGGTATATaccaatgtttttattttggtcCCTTGCTGTAAATGATCATGATATATTGAAGCTGAaaacttgtaatttattttagGTATGttcaaaaatggaaaactaaaaaaacagaCGTCAAAATGACAAGCTGTGGTTAGACAAAAATTACCTTCAGATAGATGTCATTTGCAGTCATCAAATTCCCAAAGGCTTACATCTGCAACTTTGCAAATGACATCAGCTTAATCTCAAAGAGTTTAAGTACAACCCCAGCAAACATAGAGGCCGACAGTAACCTAATTTATGCAACATATTGCTACACTGCTGattaaaaaatggcaaatattGCTGTACCTACCAGCTTTTCACCAGACACGTTATCCGAGATTTCCACAAAAGATGGTTCTACGCTGCCTTCTCTCGAGATAAAGCTGTAAGATTCATTCCTCATCACTTTATCATCACTGCTATCACAGGAAGTCTGTCTGTTTCTTAAGGTGGGGCTCGGATTTGGGCTTGGTACAGGACTTTGGCTAATGAGGGAGAGATTTTGAATTAAGCAGGGCAACAAAAAGACAGTGGAAGGTAAAATTTCTCTTAATACTGAAGAGTCTACTGTCAACTAAGCTACAGTATTTAGATAAACAAACCTTCGTGGTTTATACATACTACTTTTACATTCATTGCAAACATCTTCATGCAACTGCAATGCCATACGATAAAGAGAAATGTTTTAATGATACAATAAGGCTGAGAAAAAAGAAGTACAATATACTTTAAGACTAGTGCTCCTACCtggtgaaataaataattaaacattacTACCAACCATGCAACATGGAATTTCTTAggttataaacaaacaaatgttacaaaaaattaaattgtaaaacccTTGTTAAGAGAAAACAAATTTCCACACAATAAGTAAGTGGATGTGCAGAGTGAGACACAAccttaaaaagaattttaataaaaGTCAGGGAAGGTCTGTCAATCACTGCAATGCATTATATAAATGCTTCATTGAAATTAATGAAGTACTTTCACATTACGTAGCGTTGTTTCACTCAAATGAAACTCGCTCAATGGTGCACAACACTCAAAAGTGCCTTATGAAAACCACAACCATCAGGACAAAACGATATCCTTTGAAATTTCACACGGTCAAGTGCAGTTCAAAGACAGTAAGTGACAGCAGGTTAGTAGCAACACAAAAACAAGATGTGTAATGTTAAACTTGtctcttgaaagttttcagtttcTGACTATAAAATCCAACATTTAACACCTATTATATGATGCTGACTGATAAGGCAGACCATTATAAATGGGTGAGAAAAATACCATGGTAATCACAAGTAACTTACCAAGAAAAGCAAatacaaatgacaaaaaataaaatgactaacAGTTACTTGAAGCTTTTCAAGAGAAAAGTATATAACAGATCCTTTATCATTGAACACATGTATAATTAAAACAATGTTACTTGATTACCTTTCAAGTGTAAGAGGGAAATATGGCAATATTAATCACAATAAAACAAAGAATAGGATTAAGAACACATTAATCAGATGACAGCAAGGCTTGCAGACCTGGGacaataaaagtataaaatggaACCAAAGACAAAGAGCTTCACCCAAAAGCAGTGTTCCACCATTTACTGTATTCTAGCTACATAACCAAAGCTGATATCCCACAATTGATTCCAACCACTTCTTTCTAGTCTCCTTTCTTTGCTAGCACCACATACAGTAAAAGCTAGCATAAATTACTTGGGTTTGTTTGATGTGAAAAAAACACATCTTcacagagaaaagagaaaatacaatCACCACAAAATGCTATTCCAGACAACTTATTGAAATGTTTGATGAGAAGACCAAGTCACACTTTGGACTCTCATTTGATTCTCTCTACAGATATGTTCTTGAATGATTAGTGATGAAATAGGAGCGAGGTAAAATTAAAGAAGATGGACTGCTGGGtagggaaaaacaaaagaaagaaatgaagagtAAACAACAGAATCAATGCAGCTGGGGCTAtgaaggaacactgcaaagaacctttagtactgTCTACAGTGTGCTACTCAAGGCACACTGCAGATGGCACCCGTTAATCACCAAAGAGACTGAAAACGGAGAAAAAGCACGAGGTGTTCAATCATTAGTAAGTTCTATAACTACACATTTGCAAAGGCACAAACTGTGGAGTGGATTGTCTGAAGCTTCAAAACAACCTAGTTGTGGCAAATTCACACTAAACCATGGTGTTGCATAGCAGATCTCTAGATATGTGGGCACAAGAACAATTTCATAACAGATCTTTGCATTATAGTCATTTGAAATTGCAGTACTAATACATacttattttaaacaagaaaTTCTAGTTCACAGCGAACAtgacttttcattaaaaaatctttCTAATGTTCTTAATGATTTCATATGTACTCTGAATAAGTATTCATTCTTTCTATCACCTTACAACACATTTTAAAACTGTGAGCTACATGGATACAACGCATTCTTTACCAATGTCTATTCTCATTAATCTAAGGAGTTGAGAGAGACTAATCAAATACAAACTGTCCTATTTACCTATGTAACCTAAATATGAAAAGTCCCCCTGACAAGTCTTAGGGTGGGGAGCAGAGTAAGGAGCTTTTTGTATACAACCAGCCAATATCTACTAAATGTCAAAACTGTGAAATCAATTACTGTTCTCTCATACAGTAACAAAATACTGCTCTACAATCCTGTAACTGTTGTGGGGTACAACTGCAAACAATAAGGCTTTCACTAACTTCAAGTGActgaattttcataaaatttccagGAACAGCTTAGGGTTTTCAACTGGCTATtccagtctctttttttttctcaagtggcCATTTCAATCTTATTTTCAGTGGCAAATTCATTGCATCCTTCCACCTACAATCAGTCATAGTAAACAGAGAGCTTCTGTTATGCTAATACAAGGCAAGAAACCACAGCACTAGCAACAACACAAGTGGACTCAAAAGTGTGCCTCACTCACtagctataaaaaaaacatggtaCGTAGTTTAAATTCTAAACTATATCTAACTCACTAAGACTAATGACAGAAGACATTTGTAAAGCAATAACTTGAAATCCATAAAGGTCATTAAAGTACAAAACTTATAAGACCATCAAAGTATTTGTTCTACCTCGCTTAGCTATTcaacaataagaaaaaagaatagtAAAGCAATGTGAAAATAAAGTAATGTAAAACTAGTTACCTGAATCTGCCTTCTCCATTTTCTGTAGGTGTCGGCAGGGTGACTTGGGTAATGGGAGGTATCCCAGATAAGTCAAGCGGTGCAACTCCTCCCACAGAGTTGCAACGAGCAAGACCTGCCTCTCCACCACACACAGGCGTACTCGTTGGATGTGAGCTGACGGCGTCAGTGTTTTGTGGGAAACCCATATTTGTGTAacttgtatttgtgtgtgagtcTGACATGGCCAAACTAGATGACGATGGAGGTAACTGAGTAACAACATGAGCGGAGGAGGTGGTAGAGGCAGCTgacgatgaggatgaggatgaagTGGAAGCTATGGTGGAGGTAGAAACAGCAGGGGTGGCATTGGACATGCTCTGAGAGACAGCAGCGTTAGTGTTGGTGTTGGCAAGAGGGTAAGCTGACACAGAGTTCACCAGACGATGGCCATTGTTAGACACCTTGGGCGCTTGATTGTTGTCTCCTTCTTCGCCTTCATTTGTATCCCCAGATGGAGCCACGGTCATCTTAGCTCCTCTGCTGGACATAAATATATCCTCTGCTGACTTCcatctgaaaacagaaaagcATTAAGAGTTGTGGAAAATACTGGTAATACCCTCTGTGCACCATGAATGGGTGAAAGctaaaaatatatcttatattaaaatCCAATGACCTAACTATCTTTATGAAAATAACAATGGCACACATTTACCAACTAAAAATCATCACATGTTGTCTTTTCTTTGTATGATTTGGCTTTCTTTTTGTACAGCTTCTGCAAAACTTCTTGTAAGTGGGTAGAACAGCAAATTAAGAGTCGCATAGAATTTGTGGTGTCCCTTCTTGTGCAAGTTTCTTGAGCCCAATATACTATACAATGCGGGTTGAAAATGTTACCTGTCTTAGTTTCATTACATTTAGTATTATACAACTGCATTCACAGTCAATTCCTCTGACATCATAGATGCATACCTTAGTTTCATTTGTGAAGATATATAACAATGGTAATCACAGATACACGAAATTCAGGACTTTCCATCCACTGAGCTTTGTGTAATTTTGATGACCCAAGTTTCTCTTAGCCTAGAATGTAGGCTATGTctgcaaaatataattttaagacaTGCCAAATATGTATAATATCAAGTATTGCCTATCGACAAAGTTCACTTGCAACTGCAATTGGTCTGGCAGTTTGAAGGATCATTATCACACGGTAGGAGTATGTGGCAAGTTGATTTAATTACATAATCAGGCGAGGTAACGATTACGTTCACCAACAATTTCATACTAGAGGAACCATGCTTGATTTAAATTACATTCTACTGCTTCACATAGTATTGCAAATTTGCTATTATTTTACTGTAAACTATTATTTAATATTGGATTTCTGATGCTGAGATTTTATGCTTAGTACGCAACTCGCtaacaaatctaaaatttatttttagaaagatatatatTGTCTCTTTTAGTTTTATCATCCATTCCAATGGGGTTGGTATGAAACACAGTACTCAAGAGATTGGTGATGGTATTACATAAGactttacagaaaaagaaaataccacCAGGAACTTTGAAAACACATTACAATGTTTTCACGTCCAAAATGTGACAAATgtttaaagtaaaaatttaccTACCACAAAGTCTTCATAGTATTGGCTTGTCTATGGCACTGAGCGCACCTACAGCTACCAAGTGAGATCTAGCccaattttattactttttcaagCAGAATATTAAATACCTAAAAAGGCTAAACCATGCCAGGGACAAACTCGCCCAAACAGCTGATCAATCTCGAAAACAGAATCTTTTGGGAGGGAAAATATCTCGGACGAGAACCACATTACAGTGTTTTCATATCCAAAAATGTGATAAATGTTTACAGTAAAATTTTACCACAAAGTCTTTATAGTATTGGCTTTTCTATGGCACTGAGCGCACCTATAGCTACCTAGTGAGCTCTAACccaattttattactttttaaagcAGAATGTTAAATGAAAAGGTTAAGTCAATAACCATGTCAGGGGCAAACTCACCCGAACAGCAAATCAATCTCAAATGCAATCTTTTGGGGGGATGGGGAAATGGAGCGAGTGAATATCCGCCGACCGCAGATTTTCAAGGGGAAAAGTTCGttaatgtgtgctgtcagtaagaacGTGGCAGAaaggcgcttcgcgccttatcagCATACTAaaatattcttggcaagctcgcttgttctggcaagaggtattgTTTCGCTGCGCGCGTTAGCCTCAGGGTGGTTAAGATCAACTGGGTAGATAGAAAAAGGGCAAGGAGCTGTAACTGCTTCCCGCGGATAGTATACAAACTACCCGGGGGAATATCTCAGGGAGGAAAAGTCTGCCTAGCCCCACTTACTGGAGACTGGCATTGTTGGCATTAGTAGTAGACGACGCCAGGTGATTGTGGAGGAAGGACTTGGAATGTTGCGGCTGCTTGCCACTGTGGTGACCCGTCTGtccctggtggtggtggtggtcggcGTCGCAGCTGATGGACCTGTCGTACAACGGGCCAGTTACGAGTGAGGAAGGGGTCAAGGGTTGCTTAGCCCCCGGAGTGCCACTCGAAGAACTGGTTGTTCTCTCCATCATTTTTTGGCAGGACGCGACGGTATTCTATTCGATTTCAATCCACTTTCCGACACATAAGAGCGGTTTTCGACTCTTACACCTCGCCGCCGTGCACCATTTTCAGCGAGTTTAATCAACCAATTGCTTGATTTGACAGAACAACAAATTGTCAACAAACGTCAGCTGGGAAATGGAGAAATCGTTATTATCACCGCAGAGCTACCCACGAATTGAAAAAACGATTGTCTGTGTAAAGGTTTGCTATTCTTTCTggcaatttttcttattataattatattctagaAATGTAATAATAAGCCAActtataataaaacataaaaattatctTATGACAGATTGAATACTATGGGGACTTCGGTGAAAATAACTCCCTACGTATACCTATCCAAAATGAAATTAgaatttaaaatacttttaaacctGCTAGTGATtaaaaaatattgctaaaaaaatactttctgttaaatttaaaattatgcaATGGCCTTATCTAATTTACGAGTTGACTTTTAATAGCTGGCGTTCTGTTTTGCAGACGTCATATGGGTACTTGCCCTTGTgttattgatttagttatttgCCCACTCTGCCCCAAGCTTACGTTTATTACAACTCGGATAAATTATAAATAGCATTTGCATCTACTTAGCAGCAACTTCTCTTCGATTTTCGTCCAATTAACCTCAACTTGTTTTATTCACAGACGCACATGCGTCCAAATTTCAGTGAAGTAAACTTTTTAAGGTGACAAGGCAGCGACTCTCGGTAAGCTACATATCTTATTTTGTAccaaatacttttattatttgtgAGTGTTTTCCGTTTGGCGCGAAGGTAGAGGTCGCCCAAGTTACGCAGCCTTTGAGAAATGCGTCATAAAATGGTACGAAAAGCGAAAAATGGAAGTTTGCTGATGATCAGCTGTTCAACGGTGGATATTATTGGAATCTCAGCTGTTTACAGTGGCGGCAGTGTTGACAACTTCCTAGCGAATTTTGGCGCTAAAGGTTCTGGCTCTATTCGGCTCTCTTCGCTAGATCGCGTGGAGCCTTAGAGGACAAAAAACCCTACAGGAATTCCAGGACACCTTTTTTTGTCACGTTATCGATTCGTTTTATGAGTGACGTTATAATTCCACGAAGAAAGCGTCTcgtgtcatttttatttcatgaacTGGTATCATTATAAAGGTCAATAACCTAATATAGGGCTCTTTGAGACAGCTATCACTAAAAGACAAATTTACGAAAAACGGGGTTGCTGAGCCCTGATAGGAGGAGGATCTCCGAAAAATAAATTTGGGATGTATGTATAGAAAGATTTCGTCCTATTTTcctctttgaatattttttagtaataaatTACAGCCGATGACGCTTGTCTGATACAGTTTATATTTGTTAACATCTCACGTGTTTAGCTGCTTTGTGTTTGTGCCTTGTGTAAACAAATGCCGTCactttcttccctctctctctcgtctcgtcctcctctctctctcctctctctctatctctctctctctctctctctctctctctctctctctctctctcctatccagGAAATAGTTCTATTCTATTCCAGCTACAAGCCAGTTAACATTCAGATGCGTGGATCTACCTAACCAGTGTTGCAACACGTGGTCAGTAGACTCAGTACAAAAGAATAGACTCATTCTAGTCACAGAGTCACATAGTAATCTTGTGAAGGCAACTGTTTGAGCAATACCTGACAAATTCAGCGAAGCAAatcaatatatatgaaataaactaAAGTTAGCTAGTGAGATCCTGCGTGTAGGGTCTTGTCAGGTAGGTTTTAATAGCGCCCTTGAGAGTCGTGGGCTCGTGGCAGATTAATAATTGGGTTAACGAGGTGGGTGACTCAGCCAAGCTGAAGTGAGttcagatttcattttttttatttgaaaaaaaaaaaactctttgtaCATAAACGCATTAAAAAAATATCGGTGTTTATAATAGTCCAAAAGGAGTGGGTTTCTTTTACATTAGTGTTTTGCAATTTACACATTTCAGTAATCTGCCTATGCCTTATTGTgtagaatattatattaaaaagcaATAATTTTATCTATTGCtgcaaatgattaaaaaaaatgcaataatattaTCATCTATTgctgccccccccaaaaaaaaaaaaaattaaacctacAGTAACTGTAAGGTCTTAAGATTATCTTGTACTACAGAAGCGTACCttgtgacattttatttttgacaCATATACTATGATTGTTTTGTTTTCTATAAATATGAAGGCAAGTCTACAAAGAAAGATCGTATAAATGACAGTGATTTTAAAGAAAATGCGTGTACTTAGAATccagcacacctggagaattagcaCACATTTTGGCTATGGGTTATAATGGTTGTTATGGGTCGAGGCCATTTCTACGGGGTTTGGTGGGGTAGGGATGTGGGGTGGCAGGAGCTATAGGAGAACAATGTCTTTCTATTAGTCACCACTGCTGACTGAGTATCGGAtactacgggccgaacaagggaaaggcccgagccaacaagaagtgttggcttaatacaacaacaacatgcGTATCGGTCAAAATGCtgcctctttttttctatttttcgctCGAAATTTTGATATAATAAACCAATCCAGCGTTCACTTATTTCATTTATGTGTGGTGTGGCCGTAAGCTGGAATGGATTATGTTAACAataaagagaaaggcaagatttttatacatatatcaggACTGATCAGCTGTAATTTGAAAAAGAAGTAAACAGACCAGCGTGATCAATTAAgttaagaagttaactcaggGTTCTGAAGCTACGCTCCCATTGAGAAGTGTTGCATATCAGTTACAAAAGAGAGGAAACATTCTAAATATATGTAGAAGCTGCTGGCTAACTTCATTTTAACCAGATATACGTGTTTACAAGTCACTATGGCCCCTTTAATTCACAAGTTATTCACACACCCTTTCGGTTTCtca
The Macrobrachium nipponense isolate FS-2020 chromosome 45, ASM1510439v2, whole genome shotgun sequence genome window above contains:
- the LOC135214374 gene encoding protein Aster-B-like; the encoded protein is MMERTTSSSSGTPGAKQPLTPSSLVTGPLYDRSISCDADHHHHQGQTGHHSGKQPQHSKSFLHNHLASSTTNANNASLQWKSAEDIFMSSRGAKMTVAPSGDTNEGEEGDNNQAPKVSNNGHRLVNSVSAYPLANTNTNAAVSQSMSNATPAVSTSTIASTSSSSSSSAASTTSSAHVVTQLPPSSSSLAMSDSHTNTSYTNMGFPQNTDAVSSHPTSTPVCGGEAGLARCNSVGGVAPLDLSGIPPITQVTLPTPTENGEGRFSQSPVPSPNPSPTLRNRQTSCDSSDDKVMRNESYSFISREGSVEPSFVEISDNVSGEKLLDSVSRSSESSRSVEAPRTPEIGSSINGVVIKERERKESRDSKSSDKKSNKAWYKMLNPTYKSRSEDLKRLFKDLPSDERLIVDYSCALQKDILVHGRLYVTPNYFSFYSKIFGWETFVSIKCKEIIAMTKEKTALVIPNAIEIKTEGEKHFFTSFASRDKTYLMLFRIWQNALMDQQMSATELWQWVHSSYGDELGLTSDDDDYVAPSTEDDSKTNLHSNFDSTYSTSGNPKLYSIDSLDETGPGEQSAGEGQSHNIAKNGNGDSETSEMGGPPKSHPPKTPSPTKSPQHHVPPSASAPQPNDGIPTDMSDSTDTEPDSKVTCLPSGESVVCPNLTTHHQGREIINTVYALPVDTVFTLLFTNSKFMLDLYTARKTSDVVASAWQSNPETNQKIRQVTYTLTLPPNNFGPKVSHVTETQVVSPFSKHGEIYTVDAEACNAGIPYADSFFVSNHWCLTRESATETRISVWSQVKYKKNVWGFMKGVIDKNAYTGVESLLNDINAALLAEVDLSNLKRTRRRRRRVGSKGEPPDVLLASQVDKVKDIHKSTQIPQRKLTLPTVTPDNGMSSNEGPVRVVVATLVVLLTLNALLYYKLWALEEKVVLHGSPYPSFDPKLFRTGSSSGPLEEWVRILQHQEALHAAEVERWRKSIEEAAGFLRKAEESLRNLHTSIPPQHASKIQFLLRQIQNLHEAESQRRSSEGRDSSNSPPVMHKRSEEVQDFTSDSAYRNSKMNEVNLEL